One window of Klebsiella quasivariicola genomic DNA carries:
- the gltX gene encoding glutamate--tRNA ligase, which yields MKIKTRFAPSPTGYLHVGGARTALYSWLFARNHGGEFVLRIEDTDLERSTPEAIEAIMDGMNWLNLQWDEGPYYQTKRFDRYNNVIDEMLEAGTAYKCYCSKERLEALREEQMANGEKPRYDGRCRHSHEHHADDEPCVVRFANPQEGSVIFDDQIRGPIEFSNQELDDLIIRRTDGSPTYNFCVVVDDWDMAITHVIRGEDHINNTPRQINILKALNAPVPVYAHVSMINGDDGKKLSKRHGAVSVMQYRDDGYLPEALLNYLVRLGWSHGDQEIFTREEMIEFFSLGAVSKSASAFNTDKLLWLNHHYINTLPADYVATHLQWHIEQENIDTRNGPQLAELVKLLGERCKTLKEIAQSCRYFYEEFAEFDADAAKKHLRPVARQPLEVVRDKLAAIGDWTAENVHHAIQATADELEVGMGKVGMPLRVAVTGAGQSPALDVTVHAIGKSRSVERINKALAFIAEREAQAS from the coding sequence ATGAAAATCAAAACTCGCTTCGCGCCAAGCCCAACAGGCTATCTGCACGTTGGCGGTGCGCGTACTGCTCTCTATTCCTGGCTTTTTGCCCGTAACCACGGCGGTGAGTTTGTGCTGCGTATTGAAGACACCGATCTCGAACGCTCCACCCCGGAAGCAATTGAAGCCATCATGGACGGCATGAACTGGCTGAATCTGCAATGGGATGAAGGTCCCTATTACCAGACCAAACGTTTCGACCGTTATAACAACGTGATCGATGAGATGCTGGAAGCCGGCACCGCTTATAAATGCTATTGCTCGAAGGAGCGTCTGGAAGCGCTGCGTGAAGAGCAGATGGCGAACGGTGAGAAGCCGCGTTACGACGGCCGCTGCCGCCATAGTCACGAGCATCATGCGGATGATGAGCCTTGCGTCGTGCGTTTCGCTAACCCGCAGGAAGGTTCGGTTATCTTTGACGACCAGATCCGCGGACCGATTGAGTTCAGCAACCAGGAGCTGGACGATCTGATCATTCGCCGCACCGATGGTTCCCCGACCTATAACTTCTGCGTCGTCGTGGATGACTGGGATATGGCGATCACTCACGTGATCCGTGGTGAAGATCATATCAACAACACGCCGCGCCAGATCAACATCCTCAAAGCGCTGAATGCGCCGGTGCCGGTTTACGCCCACGTATCGATGATCAATGGCGATGATGGTAAAAAACTGTCCAAACGCCACGGTGCGGTCAGCGTGATGCAGTATCGTGACGACGGCTACCTGCCGGAAGCGTTGCTCAACTATCTGGTTCGTCTGGGCTGGTCCCATGGCGATCAGGAGATCTTCACCCGTGAAGAGATGATCGAGTTCTTCTCGCTGGGGGCGGTGAGCAAGTCCGCCAGCGCGTTCAACACCGATAAACTGCTGTGGCTGAACCATCATTACATCAATACGCTGCCGGCGGATTATGTGGCGACGCATCTGCAGTGGCATATCGAGCAGGAAAATATCGATACCCGTAACGGCCCGCAGCTGGCCGAGCTGGTGAAACTGCTGGGCGAACGTTGCAAAACGTTGAAAGAGATTGCCCAGAGCTGCCGCTACTTTTATGAAGAGTTCGCAGAGTTCGACGCTGATGCAGCGAAGAAACATCTGCGTCCGGTGGCGCGTCAGCCGCTGGAAGTGGTTCGCGATAAGCTGGCGGCGATCGGCGACTGGACGGCGGAAAACGTTCACCACGCCATTCAGGCAACCGCTGATGAGCTGGAAGTGGGCATGGGTAAAGTCGGTATGCCGCTGCGCGTGGCTGTGACCGGGGCAGGGCAGTCTCCTGCGCTTGACGTTACCGTTCACGCTATTGGTAAATCGCGCAGCGTAGAGCGTATTAATAAAGCACTGGCTTTTATCGCGGAACGTGAGGCTCAGGCCTCCTGA
- a CDS encoding MerR family transcriptional regulator: MMKLKDKMTPAELADCLGLARQTINRWVREKKWRTEAIPGVKGGRARLVVIDQPVLEFLTNIPARRHLFSDNDLAESPGAYLVNEADVVWRQITETLHLMTQEEQLRLRDLLAREGISGFLSRLGIASPR; the protein is encoded by the coding sequence ATGATGAAACTGAAAGATAAAATGACACCCGCAGAGCTTGCTGACTGTCTGGGGCTGGCAAGACAAACCATCAATCGCTGGGTTCGGGAGAAAAAATGGCGTACGGAGGCAATTCCCGGCGTCAAAGGTGGACGAGCACGACTGGTGGTCATCGACCAGCCGGTGCTGGAATTTCTCACTAACATCCCTGCCAGGCGCCATTTGTTTAGCGATAATGATCTCGCGGAATCGCCGGGCGCTTACCTGGTCAATGAAGCCGACGTGGTCTGGCGGCAGATCACAGAGACCCTTCATCTGATGACTCAGGAAGAACAATTACGGCTACGCGATCTGCTGGCCCGGGAAGGGATTAGCGGTTTTCTTAGCCGCCTGGGCATCGCCAGCCCCAGGTAG
- a CDS encoding YfeC-like transcriptional regulator — protein MLKERMTPEEIAHLTGYSRQTINKWVRKEGWQTSPRPGVQGGKARLVHVNEQVREFIRSAQRVAETPGAYSTHDSDLESLLLTLCKELTPSEQKQLMSLLLREGITGLLLRLGIRDR, from the coding sequence ATGCTCAAGGAACGAATGACACCTGAAGAAATCGCCCATCTGACTGGCTACAGCCGGCAAACTATCAATAAGTGGGTGCGGAAAGAAGGCTGGCAGACCTCTCCACGGCCTGGCGTCCAGGGGGGCAAAGCGCGACTGGTCCATGTCAATGAGCAGGTCAGAGAGTTCATCCGCAGTGCTCAGCGCGTGGCAGAGACGCCCGGCGCCTATTCCACCCACGACAGCGATCTGGAATCGCTGCTGTTGACCCTCTGTAAAGAATTGACCCCCAGCGAGCAGAAACAGCTTATGTCGCTGCTGCTGCGCGAAGGGATCACCGGGTTACTGCTTCGGTTAGGGATCCGCGATCGGTAA
- a CDS encoding EAL domain-containing protein, with the protein MVDKININIKKTLLAFIVCLVAIPLARFISPQTVIDGNLIYIAWLPIGVMFSVIFIFGRYAIAPLILAFAITNSFIIKLTLPQAFILLFCQLFAVFVSCAILRLIVGKRWRCGPTAKHMGARIFWGGFFAPVLLKITMYLAGQYFAFPLSITSYFGSMPLIYTVIDIQSLISAALIFTTFLYYPMRMIISLRYARRFWRQECLPWLAPQYRSFTLYWFIALALILTLLCAPYQSEFIAGYLVPVIFIVYFIGISRIGHALLRISWSVSAFLLVVYNKNFLQGVQSEYSLSFVLSVLISFTICLFYMADIYARSDRNKRRWRSQAEEDPLTGLPNLRALESHLQSGSQQAVCSLRIDNLDFLSRHYGLMMGVDCKRQIIRALQPLLGAADKVFQVPGSELILVLGGPDPAARLNHMVAILNHKKFSWHNQPLDLEFGAAWSRYDGQGEALHPMLGQLSWLSEQAGSERRVLALDEEQELVVDQTTEQVRLLMRVKQVLKARALVLYAQPIQNAAGEGYYEILTRMRSGDNVIMPDQFIPLIVQFNLSQRFDMLVLETLFSSLHRHPGQQFSVNLLPSTLMQKDSAAQIIALFKRYGVSPGLITIEVTEEQAFSNADTSQKNLEALRAFGCAIAIDDFGTGYANYERLKNLQADIIKIDGCFVRDILTDPLDAIMVKSIVEMARVKQMSVVAEYVESEPQKRRLLELGVNYLQGYLVGKPQPLNE; encoded by the coding sequence ATGGTTGATAAAATTAACATTAATATCAAAAAAACTCTGTTGGCCTTTATCGTCTGTTTAGTCGCCATTCCGCTGGCCCGTTTTATTTCACCGCAAACGGTTATTGATGGCAATCTTATTTATATTGCCTGGCTGCCAATCGGCGTAATGTTTTCTGTTATTTTTATCTTCGGCCGCTATGCGATCGCGCCATTAATTCTCGCGTTTGCCATCACCAATAGTTTTATCATCAAATTAACGCTACCACAGGCGTTTATCTTACTTTTTTGTCAGCTATTCGCGGTATTCGTTTCCTGCGCTATTTTACGTCTGATAGTGGGTAAGCGCTGGCGCTGTGGTCCTACGGCGAAGCATATGGGGGCGCGAATCTTCTGGGGCGGCTTCTTTGCACCGGTACTGTTGAAGATCACCATGTATCTCGCCGGGCAATATTTTGCGTTTCCATTATCGATTACCAGCTATTTTGGTAGTATGCCGTTGATTTATACCGTGATAGATATCCAAAGTTTAATCAGCGCGGCATTAATTTTTACCACGTTCCTTTATTATCCAATGCGGATGATTATCAGTCTACGCTATGCCCGGCGTTTTTGGCGGCAGGAATGTTTACCGTGGCTGGCACCGCAATATCGCTCCTTTACCCTATATTGGTTTATCGCGCTGGCGCTGATATTAACGCTATTATGTGCGCCGTATCAGTCTGAATTTATTGCCGGTTATTTAGTTCCGGTTATTTTTATTGTCTACTTTATCGGTATCAGTCGAATAGGTCATGCGCTGCTGCGTATTTCATGGTCTGTCTCGGCCTTTTTGCTGGTGGTATATAACAAAAACTTTCTCCAGGGAGTGCAAAGTGAGTATTCACTGTCCTTTGTGCTGTCGGTACTGATCTCCTTTACTATCTGTTTGTTTTATATGGCCGACATTTATGCCCGCAGCGACCGTAATAAGCGCCGCTGGCGCAGCCAGGCGGAAGAGGATCCGCTGACCGGCTTGCCTAACCTGCGCGCGCTGGAGAGTCATTTACAGAGTGGTTCTCAGCAAGCCGTCTGCAGCCTGCGTATTGATAATCTCGATTTCCTCAGTCGGCATTATGGCCTGATGATGGGGGTAGACTGTAAACGGCAAATCATTCGGGCGCTGCAGCCTCTGCTGGGGGCAGCGGATAAAGTCTTCCAGGTACCGGGTAGTGAATTAATCCTTGTGCTAGGCGGACCCGATCCCGCGGCGCGACTGAACCATATGGTCGCCATTCTCAACCACAAAAAATTCAGCTGGCACAATCAGCCTCTGGACCTGGAGTTTGGCGCGGCATGGAGCCGCTACGATGGCCAGGGTGAGGCGCTACATCCGATGCTCGGCCAGCTAAGCTGGCTGTCCGAACAGGCGGGGAGCGAACGTCGGGTGCTGGCGCTGGATGAGGAGCAGGAGCTGGTGGTGGATCAAACGACCGAGCAGGTACGCCTTCTGATGCGTGTTAAACAGGTCCTTAAAGCACGGGCGCTGGTGCTCTATGCACAGCCGATTCAGAATGCGGCAGGAGAGGGGTATTACGAGATCCTTACCCGTATGCGCAGTGGCGACAACGTCATCATGCCCGATCAGTTTATTCCGCTGATTGTGCAGTTTAACCTAAGCCAGCGCTTTGACATGCTGGTACTGGAGACTTTGTTTAGTTCGCTTCATCGGCATCCTGGGCAACAATTCTCGGTCAATCTGTTGCCTTCAACCCTGATGCAAAAAGACAGCGCCGCGCAGATTATCGCGCTGTTTAAACGCTATGGTGTTTCACCGGGTCTTATCACGATTGAAGTGACTGAAGAGCAGGCGTTCTCCAATGCCGATACCAGCCAGAAAAACCTTGAAGCGCTGCGCGCGTTTGGTTGCGCTATCGCCATTGATGATTTTGGCACCGGATATGCGAACTATGAACGGCTGAAGAACTTGCAGGCCGATATCATTAAAATTGACGGCTGCTTCGTGCGCGACATTCTGACCGATCCCCTGGACGCCATCATGGTGAAATCGATTGTTGAGATGGCGCGAGTGAAACAGATGAGCGTGGTGGCGGAATATGTCGAAAGCGAACCGCAAAAAAGGCGCCTGCTGGAGCTGGGCGTGAATTATCTGCAGGGTTACCTGGTCGGTAAGCCGCAGCCGTTGAATGAGTGA
- the nupC gene encoding nucleoside permease NupC gives MDRVLHFVLAIVVVAILALLVSHDRKKIRIRYVVQLLVIEVLLAWFFLNSDIGLGFVKGFSEMFEKLLGFANEGTNFVFGSMNDKGLAFFFLKVLCPIVFISALIGILQHIRILPIVIRAIGTVLSKVNGMGKLESFNAVSSLILGQSENFIAYKDILGKMSRNRMYTMAATAMSTVSMSIVGAYMTMLQPKYVVAALVLNMFSTFIVLSLINPYRVEQSEENLQMSNLHEGQSFFEMLGEYILAGFKVAIIVAAMLIGFIALISALNALFATVTGWFGYSISFQGILGYIFYPVAWVMGVPASEALQVGSIMATKLVSNEFVAMMDLQKIASTLSPRAEGIISIFLVSFANFSSIGIIAGAIKGLNEEQGNVVSRFGLKLVYGSTLVSVLSASIAALVL, from the coding sequence ATGGACCGCGTCTTGCATTTTGTCCTCGCGATCGTTGTGGTGGCTATACTGGCCCTGTTGGTCAGTCATGACCGTAAAAAGATCCGTATTCGTTATGTTGTTCAACTGCTTGTCATTGAAGTCCTGCTGGCCTGGTTCTTCCTGAACTCCGATATTGGTCTGGGTTTTGTGAAAGGCTTCTCCGAGATGTTTGAAAAACTCCTCGGCTTTGCCAACGAAGGGACAAACTTCGTGTTCGGCAGCATGAACGACAAAGGTCTGGCCTTCTTCTTCCTTAAGGTTCTGTGCCCTATCGTCTTCATTTCCGCGTTGATTGGTATTTTGCAGCATATTCGTATCCTGCCGATTGTCATCCGCGCTATCGGTACCGTTCTGTCAAAAGTCAACGGTATGGGCAAGCTGGAGTCCTTCAACGCCGTGAGCTCGCTGATCCTCGGTCAGTCGGAAAACTTTATCGCGTATAAAGATATTCTCGGCAAAATGTCGCGCAACCGCATGTACACCATGGCGGCGACGGCGATGTCTACCGTGTCGATGTCCATCGTAGGCGCGTACATGACCATGCTGCAGCCGAAATATGTCGTCGCGGCGCTGGTGCTAAACATGTTCAGCACCTTTATCGTGCTGTCATTGATTAACCCGTACCGCGTGGAACAAAGTGAAGAAAATCTGCAGATGTCGAATCTGCACGAAGGTCAAAGCTTCTTCGAAATGCTGGGCGAGTATATTCTGGCGGGCTTTAAAGTTGCGATCATCGTGGCAGCGATGCTGATCGGTTTTATCGCACTGATCTCCGCGCTGAACGCGCTGTTCGCCACCGTGACCGGCTGGTTTGGTTACAGCATCTCCTTCCAGGGGATCCTCGGCTATATCTTCTACCCGGTCGCCTGGGTGATGGGCGTGCCGGCAAGCGAAGCACTGCAGGTGGGCAGTATTATGGCCACTAAGCTGGTCTCCAATGAATTCGTCGCCATGATGGATCTGCAGAAAATCGCCTCAACGCTCTCTCCACGCGCGGAAGGCATTATCTCCATCTTCCTGGTTTCCTTCGCCAACTTCTCGTCTATCGGTATCATCGCCGGGGCGATCAAAGGCTTGAACGAAGAACAGGGCAACGTGGTATCTCGCTTCGGCCTGAAGCTGGTTTACGGCTCCACGCTGGTCAGCGTGCTGTCCGCTTCCATTGCGGCACTGGTTCTGTAA
- a CDS encoding Nramp family divalent metal transporter, protein MTSSRVENSSSRAARKVKLALMGPAFVAAIGYIDPGNFATNIQAGASFGYQLLWVVVWANLMAMLIQVLSAKLGIATGKNLAEQIRDHYPRPVVWFYWVQAEIIAMATDLAEFIGAAIGFKLVLGVSLLQGAVLTGVATFLILMLQRRGQKPLEKVIGGLLLFVAVAYVVELIFSQPALAPLTKGLVIPTLPNGEAVFLAAGVLGATIMPHVIYLHSSLTQHLHGGTRKERYNATRWDVAIAMTIAGFVNLAMMATAAAAFHFNGHTGVADLDQAYRTLEPLLSHAAATIFGLSLVAAGLSSTVVGTLAGQVVMQGFIRFHIPLWFRRAVTMLPSFVVILLGLDPTRILVMSQVLLSFGIALALVPLLIFTSNAKLMGDLVNSRWVRGIGWAIVVIVVSLNGWLIVGSLLGVA, encoded by the coding sequence ATGACTAGCAGTCGCGTTGAGAATAGCAGTAGTCGCGCCGCACGCAAGGTGAAGCTCGCCTTAATGGGGCCAGCCTTCGTCGCTGCCATTGGCTATATCGATCCCGGTAATTTCGCCACAAACATTCAGGCCGGCGCCAGCTTTGGCTATCAGTTGCTATGGGTGGTGGTGTGGGCCAACCTGATGGCGATGCTGATCCAGGTGCTCTCTGCCAAACTGGGCATAGCCACCGGCAAAAACCTGGCCGAGCAGATCCGCGATCATTACCCGCGACCAGTGGTGTGGTTTTACTGGGTACAGGCAGAAATTATTGCCATGGCCACCGATCTGGCTGAATTTATCGGCGCCGCGATCGGCTTTAAACTGGTGCTGGGCGTGTCGCTCCTGCAGGGAGCGGTGCTGACCGGAGTGGCAACGTTCCTGATCCTGATGTTGCAGCGGCGTGGACAAAAACCGCTTGAAAAGGTGATCGGCGGGCTGCTGCTGTTTGTCGCTGTGGCCTATGTCGTGGAGTTAATCTTTTCTCAGCCTGCGCTGGCTCCCCTGACTAAAGGGCTGGTGATCCCGACGCTGCCCAACGGCGAAGCGGTATTCCTGGCCGCCGGGGTGCTGGGCGCGACCATCATGCCGCACGTTATCTACTTACACTCCTCGCTTACTCAGCATCTGCACGGCGGGACGCGGAAAGAGCGCTATAACGCGACCCGCTGGGATGTGGCGATCGCCATGACTATTGCCGGGTTCGTCAATCTGGCGATGATGGCAACGGCCGCCGCGGCGTTCCATTTTAATGGCCATACCGGCGTGGCCGATCTCGATCAGGCCTACAGGACGCTGGAGCCGCTGTTGAGCCACGCGGCGGCGACTATCTTTGGTCTCAGTCTGGTCGCCGCAGGCTTGTCGTCGACGGTGGTGGGCACGCTGGCAGGCCAGGTCGTGATGCAGGGATTCATCCGTTTTCATATTCCGCTGTGGTTTCGCCGGGCGGTCACCATGCTGCCGTCGTTTGTGGTGATCCTGCTGGGGCTGGATCCTACGCGCATTCTGGTAATGAGTCAGGTCCTGCTGAGCTTTGGTATTGCACTTGCCCTGGTGCCGCTGCTGATATTTACCAGCAATGCGAAACTGATGGGAGATTTAGTGAATTCCCGTTGGGTGAGAGGTATTGGCTGGGCCATTGTGGTTATCGTGGTGAGTCTCAACGGCTGGTTAATTGTGGGGTCGCTGCTCGGGGTGGCGTAA
- a CDS encoding DUF2502 domain-containing protein encodes MFRSLILAAVLLAAAPLVANAGEITLLPSVKLQIGDRDNYGNYWDGGGWRDRDYWRRHYEWRDNRWHRHDNGWHRGWDKGKNKAWERGYRAGWSDRDDHRGGWGRGPGGRGHGHGHGHH; translated from the coding sequence ATGTTCAGGTCACTGATTCTGGCAGCAGTACTGCTGGCCGCAGCGCCACTAGTCGCTAACGCTGGTGAAATCACCCTGCTGCCATCGGTAAAATTACAAATAGGCGATCGTGACAATTACGGTAACTACTGGGACGGTGGCGGCTGGCGCGACCGTGATTACTGGCGTCGTCACTATGAATGGCGTGATAACCGTTGGCATCGTCATGACAACGGCTGGCACCGCGGCTGGGATAAGGGCAAAAATAAAGCCTGGGAGCGCGGCTATCGTGCGGGCTGGAGCGACCGCGACGACCACCGCGGCGGCTGGGGACGCGGCCCGGGTGGGCGCGGTCACGGGCATGGACATGGCCATCACTAA
- the mgrA gene encoding L-glyceraldehyde 3-phosphate reductase, whose protein sequence is MVYQASTTRYQTMEYRRCGRSGLQLPAISLGLWHNFGDETRVEISRQMLLHAFDLGITHFDLANNYGPPPGSAESNFGRILKESLLPYRDELIISTKAGYTMWDGPYGDWGSRKYLVASLNQSLKRMGLEYVDIFYHHRPDPQTPLMETMRALDHLVRQGKALYVGISNYPLPQAREAVKILNDLGTPCIIHQPRYSMFERGVEEGLLDFLQTEGVGSIAFSPLAGGQLTDRYLNGIPADSRAASSSRFLQPEQLTAAKVDKIRQLNALAEARGQKLSQMALAWVLREEKVTSVLIGASKTAQLDDAVGMLQNRHFSAEECAAIDAILEL, encoded by the coding sequence ATGGTTTACCAGGCAAGTACCACGCGATATCAAACGATGGAGTATCGCCGTTGCGGACGCAGCGGCCTGCAGCTGCCGGCAATTTCCCTTGGTCTGTGGCACAACTTTGGTGATGAAACACGCGTGGAGATCAGCCGTCAGATGCTCCTGCACGCCTTTGATCTCGGTATTACCCATTTCGATTTGGCCAATAACTATGGGCCGCCGCCGGGTTCGGCGGAGAGCAATTTTGGCCGCATCCTGAAAGAGTCGCTCCTGCCCTATCGCGATGAGTTGATCATCTCCACCAAAGCAGGTTACACCATGTGGGACGGCCCTTACGGCGACTGGGGATCACGTAAATATCTGGTGGCCAGTCTTAACCAGAGCCTTAAACGCATGGGGCTGGAATACGTCGATATTTTTTACCATCACCGGCCTGATCCACAGACGCCGCTAATGGAAACGATGCGTGCGCTCGATCATCTGGTCCGTCAGGGTAAAGCGCTGTACGTCGGCATTTCCAACTATCCTCTGCCCCAGGCGCGGGAGGCGGTGAAGATCCTTAACGACCTCGGTACGCCCTGCATCATTCACCAGCCTCGCTACTCGATGTTTGAACGTGGAGTGGAAGAGGGTCTATTAGATTTTCTGCAGACGGAAGGGGTGGGAAGCATAGCGTTTTCACCGCTGGCCGGCGGACAGCTTACCGATCGCTATCTGAACGGTATCCCGGCCGACTCGCGCGCCGCCAGCAGCAGCCGCTTTCTGCAGCCGGAGCAACTCACCGCCGCCAAAGTAGATAAAATCCGTCAGCTGAATGCCCTGGCGGAAGCGCGCGGGCAGAAGCTGTCGCAGATGGCTCTGGCCTGGGTGCTGCGCGAGGAGAAAGTCACCTCTGTGTTGATCGGCGCCAGTAAAACCGCACAGCTGGATGATGCGGTCGGCATGCTACAGAATCGTCATTTCAGCGCCGAGGAATGCGCGGCCATCGATGCCATCCTTGAACTGTAA
- a CDS encoding alpha-keto acid decarboxylase family protein yields MQPTYTIGDYLLDRLVDCGIDRLFGVPGDYNLQFLDRVIAHNALGWVGCANELNAAYAADGYARIKGAGALLTTYGVGELSALNGIAGSYAEHIPVLHIVGAPSTGAQQRGELLHHTLGDGDFRHFARMSEQITCSQALLTAGNACHEIDRVLRDMLTHHRPGYLMLPADVARAAAIAPAQRLQVDATPADENQLAGFSEHASRLLRGSRRISLLADFLAQRYGLQNTLQAWVAKTPIAHATMLMGKGLFDEQQRGFVGTYSGIASAPQTREAIENADTIICIGTRFTDTITAGFTQHLAREKTIEIQPFAVRVGDHWFSGVPMDQALAALMTLSAPLAAEWAAPQVVPPEVEEEAEGELTQKNFWSTVQDALRPGDIILADQGTAAFGIAALKLPSEASLIVQPLWGSIGFTLPAAYGAQTAAAERRVVLIVGDGAAQLTIQEMGSMLRDKQKPLILLLNNEGYTVERAIHGPEQRYNDIALWDWQRLPEAFAPDVASRCWRVTHTAELREAMAESITSDTLTLVEVMLPKMDIPDFLRAVTQALEERNSRV; encoded by the coding sequence ATGCAACCGACCTACACTATTGGGGATTATCTGCTGGATCGCCTCGTCGACTGCGGTATTGACCGCTTGTTCGGCGTGCCGGGAGATTACAACTTACAGTTTCTCGACCGCGTCATTGCGCATAATGCGTTGGGGTGGGTCGGCTGCGCCAACGAGCTGAATGCGGCGTATGCTGCTGACGGTTATGCGCGCATCAAAGGCGCCGGTGCGCTGCTGACCACCTACGGCGTCGGCGAACTGAGCGCGCTGAACGGCATTGCGGGGAGCTATGCCGAGCATATTCCGGTGCTGCATATCGTCGGGGCGCCCTCTACCGGTGCCCAGCAGCGTGGCGAACTGCTGCACCATACTCTTGGCGACGGCGATTTTCGCCATTTCGCCCGCATGAGCGAGCAGATCACCTGTAGCCAGGCGCTGCTGACCGCCGGTAACGCCTGCCATGAAATCGACCGCGTTCTGCGCGACATGCTGACGCATCATCGGCCCGGCTATCTGATGCTGCCGGCCGATGTCGCCAGAGCAGCAGCGATTGCGCCGGCCCAGCGCTTGCAGGTGGACGCGACCCCGGCGGATGAAAACCAACTGGCCGGATTCAGCGAACATGCCAGTCGCCTGCTGCGGGGCAGTCGACGCATTTCCCTGCTGGCAGACTTCCTGGCGCAACGCTATGGTCTGCAGAACACGCTCCAGGCGTGGGTGGCGAAAACCCCCATTGCCCACGCGACGATGTTAATGGGCAAGGGGTTGTTCGATGAGCAGCAGCGCGGTTTTGTCGGGACCTACAGCGGGATTGCCAGCGCGCCGCAGACCCGGGAGGCGATCGAAAATGCCGACACCATCATCTGTATCGGTACGCGCTTCACCGACACCATCACCGCGGGATTTACCCAGCATCTGGCGCGGGAGAAGACCATAGAGATCCAGCCCTTCGCCGTCAGGGTGGGTGATCACTGGTTCAGCGGCGTGCCGATGGATCAGGCTCTGGCTGCGCTGATGACACTCTCCGCTCCGCTGGCGGCGGAGTGGGCGGCGCCTCAGGTCGTGCCACCGGAAGTGGAAGAGGAGGCCGAAGGCGAGTTAACCCAGAAGAATTTCTGGTCGACAGTGCAGGATGCGCTGCGCCCCGGCGATATTATCCTCGCCGATCAGGGGACGGCGGCATTTGGCATCGCGGCGCTAAAGCTGCCGTCAGAGGCATCCCTGATCGTCCAGCCGCTATGGGGTTCGATTGGTTTTACCCTTCCGGCCGCGTATGGCGCGCAAACCGCGGCAGCAGAGCGGCGGGTGGTGCTGATCGTCGGCGATGGTGCCGCCCAGCTGACGATCCAGGAGATGGGCTCTATGCTTCGCGATAAACAAAAGCCGCTTATTTTGCTGCTCAATAATGAAGGGTATACCGTAGAGCGAGCTATTCATGGCCCTGAGCAGCGCTACAATGACATTGCCCTGTGGGACTGGCAGCGGCTGCCGGAAGCTTTTGCCCCGGACGTTGCCTCGCGCTGTTGGCGGGTCACGCACACGGCTGAGTTACGGGAAGCGATGGCGGAAAGCATCACCTCCGATACCCTTACCCTGGTCGAGGTGATGCTGCCGAAAATGGATATCCCCGATTTCCTGCGCGCGGTGACCCAGGCGCTGGAGGAGCGAAACAGCCGCGTTTAG